The Patescibacteria group bacterium genomic interval ATTAAAAGCCGCGGTTTTTTACCCTGCGCTAATTTCCGGAAATGCTTTTCATAAATCGCAATGTGCTCGGCAAGGGGCCGGATCGTCGTGCCTTGCCATTTCTGCCAATCTTGAGCGATTTTTTTGATATTTCCCGATAAAATATATTTTTGATGAGCAGGCATATTATTTTTTCTGTAAATAATAAACCGCAAAAAATTTATCAAACAGAGAATGGGGTGGAGACTTTTGCATAATAATTTTAAAGAATGGAGAAACTTCGCGTCTTGTCTCTCGCGGGGTTAGAGCGCGCCACGATTTTTTGCTCGCGGGATAAATCTTTTTAATTGCTTTATAGATTTTTGTTTTATTTTTCTTCGCCCAAGGGTGATTTTGGAAAATTTGATTATACTGTCTTTCACTCGGATTGGGGGTAGTCTTTGTTTTAAAATCAAAGCTCAAGACCTGCGCCGCAATGTGCATCTCCGCGCAGTCTGCCGCGTTAGGTCCTCTTCTTTTCCACATATGCTCCATAATTTCACTAGCTATGCCTGAAGAAATTTTGGGCGGGATATAGAAAAGGATACGGGTGGTAAATTTACCATTGGGTTTTAGAATTTGGGCTAAATGTTTCCAAAAAATATTTACTTCCGACCAAGCCACGTTGTTTACTACGCCATCACCGAGAATCACATCATAATAATTATGGGCAAGCGGCATGGAAAGCCAGTTCGCCTTCACCCAAATCTCACTGGGATTCTTTTTCCGCATCAGCTTGGTCATCGCTAAAATCATTTCTAAATTCACATCCACAACCGTCACTTCTTTGGTATATTTTGCCGCCAAATCCCTTAATTCGGGTGTGGCGCCTAAAATTAGAACCTTGGGAGATTTTTGACCTTTGACCGCATTATGCAAAAATTGGTTGTAAATTTTTAAATCAGCCGAGGATGGTCGGATAGGGGGTTTCATTTTATACCACCGATTCTGCGCTGTATTAAACCAATATTCTTTCCCTCGGATTAAACTAATAGAGACGTGATGAGTCATATTATTTTTTTTCAAAACATAAATTAAATATCTATCACCAGAAGGAGGACATCAAGCCCGACCAAGCCCGCCCGCCTCGCCTGAAACGAAGCATTTGAGCGGGCAGGCAATCTCATCAGGCAGTATTTATACTTATTTATGAGATTGCTTCGTCCTTCGCAATGACGATGTATTTCCTAACCCAAAGTTTAATGGTAATTCTCTTTAAAATAAAACAAATTCTCTAAAAAGTCAATAAAAAAAGCGCCGAAATAAAATGGAGCCCATCGCGATAAGCTCCATAAATCGACGCAAAAAAATAACTATAATTGCGTAAGAACATCCTCAAGAATATCCACGCCTTCTTTAGAATGACCCGCTGCGATACGAATTAACGCGGGGTCATAATTCTCTGAAATAACACCTAGTGGTAAAATCCGCCAGTCTTCAGCGCCAAAGGAAGGGGTAATAGACCAGTGGTCGAAAGCACACAACTTATCTGCCAATTGTATTGCCATCTCTTGCCCGCCTTTCATCGCAGCATAGAAAATGCCACCAGCCAGACCATCAAACTGGGAATGGACAAGATTGTAGCCGGGGTGTGACACCAAACCCGGATAAAATACTTCAACCTTACTGGGATATCGAGCCATTATTTGAGCGGCACTGATAGCGTTTTCACAGTATAGGGAAAAATACCGCTCCAGCCGCGGCAACGCAATTTGTTCCGCCACAATCGGCTGCATTACTACCTGCCGATAGTAATCAGAGTTCTTGATGCCTTGGATTATATCCACAGAACCCGAAATTCTGCCGCCAGCAACTTTGCCTTCTGATTCCCACTTGGACAAAGAGGCGACCTCAATCACTTTGACACTCCAGTTTTCTTGGAAAAAGGGATGAAAAGTAGGAATCAAGGTGGTGTCCACGACCGCAACGGTGTTCATGCTAACCAAAATATCTAAAGTGGCTTTATAGTTCACAACCGGCATCCCCGGACTATTACCAATCATCTCAAAGAAATAGAACCGCGGCTGCAGCTCTATCATCTCTTGTAGCGAAACGACATCTGCAGGATCAATGAAATGAACCTTTATCATATCTATTTTCTGCCCCAGATTTTCCGCAAACCGTATTGCCCCTGGATATAACGCTTTAGAAAACAGAACGCAGTCACCCGGCTGAATTAAAAAGTTCACCACCGCGCCAATCGCCGCCATACCGCAATTAGTGACAGCGCTTGCTTCCGCGCCGGTGTATTTAGAAATCTCTGTTTCCAACTGTAATTCTTGCGGAGAATTCACAAGATAGTGTCCTTTAGAGAA includes:
- a CDS encoding class I SAM-dependent methyltransferase — its product is MTHHVSISLIRGKEYWFNTAQNRWYKMKPPIRPSSADLKIYNQFLHNAVKGQKSPKVLILGATPELRDLAAKYTKEVTVVDVNLEMILAMTKLMRKKNPSEIWVKANWLSMPLAHNYYDVILGDGVVNNVAWSEVNIFWKHLAQILKPNGKFTTRILFYIPPKISSGIASEIMEHMWKRRGPNAADCAEMHIAAQVLSFDFKTKTTPNPSERQYNQIFQNHPWAKKNKTKIYKAIKKIYPASKKSWRALTPRETRREVSPFFKIIMQKSPPHSLFDKFFAVYYLQKK
- a CDS encoding PLP-dependent transferase, encoding MIGWDGISRQFVNCYALQELFSKGHYLVNSPQELQLETEISKYTGAEASAVTNCGMAAIGAVVNFLIQPGDCVLFSKALYPGAIRFAENLGQKIDMIKVHFIDPADVVSLQEMIELQPRFYFFEMIGNSPGMPVVNYKATLDILVSMNTVAVVDTTLIPTFHPFFQENWSVKVIEVASLSKWESEGKVAGGRISGSVDIIQGIKNSDYYRQVVMQPIVAEQIALPRLERYFSLYCENAISAAQIMARYPSKVEVFYPGLVSHPGYNLVHSQFDGLAGGIFYAAMKGGQEMAIQLADKLCAFDHWSITPSFGAEDWRILPLGVISENYDPALIRIAAGHSKEGVDILEDVLTQL